The Helianthus annuus cultivar XRQ/B chromosome 16, HanXRQr2.0-SUNRISE, whole genome shotgun sequence genome includes a window with the following:
- the LOC110919666 gene encoding uncharacterized protein LOC110919666, translating into MNFLSLNTKGAGGFSKADWVKMLKAKHRISFIAIQESQLTTMTDIQLNRFWDNTSCGKAVVNANGRSGGLFLVWNSNLFSAEEVVMTQLFIMVRGLLLGEVERLNIVNVYALVDPSSRCNLWPDLVPLRESFDGKWIFLGDFNEVRAAEERMNSVFYSCNALSFNNFIGETGLMEYSMAGKNSLFFHLMVES; encoded by the coding sequence ATGAATTTTTTATCTTTGAACACTAAGGGGGCTGGCGGTTTTTCGAAGGCCGATTGGGTTAAAATGCTCAAGGCTAAGCACAGAATATCCTTCATAGCGATTCAAGAAAGTCAGCTTACCACTATGACAGATAttcaacttaatcggttttgggaCAATACGTCGTGTGGGAAAGCTGTGGTGAACGCTAACGGTAGATCGGGAGGGTTATTTTTGGTTTGGAATTCTAACCTATTCTCGGCTGAAGAAGTGGTCATGACTCAATTGTTCATTATGGTGAGAGGTCTCTTGTTGGGGGAAGTCGAGCGACTGAACATTGTAAATGTTTATGCTCTAGTTGATCCTAGCTCTAGGTGCAATTTGTGGCCAGATTTGGTGCCGCTTAGGGAATCGTTTGACGGGAAATGGATTTTTCTAGGGGATTTTAACGAGGTAAGGGCTGCCGAAGAACGTATGAATTCGGTTTTCTATTCGTGCAATGCCCTTTCTTTTAACAACTTCATTGGGGAGACAGGTCTTATGGAATACTCGATGGCGGGGAAAAATtcacttttctttcatctgatggTAGAAAGTTGA